Within Amycolatopsis sp. FDAARGOS 1241, the genomic segment TCGAACGGCTCCACGACTTCCCGGACCCTCCGCGCCAGCGCGCGTTCCTGCTCGTCAGTGGCCGGCGCCGCGGCCGTGCCGCCGAACTCGTCGACGACAGCCCGGATCGCCGCCGCCGTGCCGTCGTGCGCGAGCTCGAGCGCCGCCGCCGTGACGTCCTCGAGCGTCGCGCCCGGGGCGACCGCGGCCGCGACCATCGCGGCCAGGACCCCGGCGGCCTCCCGGCCGTAGCTCGACTGGTGCGCACCGGTGAGGTCGATCGCCTCGGCGTAGGCACCGCGGGGATCACCCGGGTTCACCACCCCCACCGGGGCGACGTACATCGCCGCACCGCAGTTGACAACGTTTCCGACCCCGGCCTCCCGCGGGTCGACGTGGCCGTAGTGCAGCCGCGCGACGATCCACTTCTCCGCGAGGAACACGCGCTGCAGCAGCAGCGCCGTCGACTCCAGCTCCGGCACCCACCGGGGTTCGCCGATCATCAGCGGCACGAGGTCCTCGGCCACGGCGAACGCGTCGAGGTGGTCCCGGCGCTTCGCGTACACCTCGACGATCGCGCGCGTCATGAGGGTGTCGTCGGTGATGTGCCCGTCGCCCTTGTGGTAAGGCGCGATGGGCCGCGCGTCACGCCAGTTCGGGTACCAGGGTCCGACGATGCCGGTCACGCGGCCGCCGTGGCGCTCCTCGATCTGCTCGGGGGTCCACCCTTCGACGGCACCGCCGAGGGCGTCGCCCACGGCCGCGCCGGTGATCACCGCGACGGCCCGGTCTTCCAGCCAGGTCAAGAGAATCCGCTCCAGTCCCAGTTCGTTTCGTAGTTGCGTTCAGTTGGTGGTGACGCTCTTCCAGCCGTTCTGCAGCTGGGTGGCGAGGCCGCCGGCGTCGGTCTTCTGGGCCAGGAACTGCTGGTACGCCGGCGTGGCGACGGTGTCCTTCCACTGCGGGTACTTGCTGGCGAACAGGTACGGCGCGGACGTGATGTACTGGCCCGAAGCGAGGACCTGGTCCCAGCCGGTCTTGCCGGCGAGCTTCGCCGACAGCGCCTGGCGAGCCGAGTTCGTGGGCGGGATCAGCGCGTCGGCCTCGTTCATCGCGGCCAGGTTCTCGGTGCTGGTGAAGTAATCGATGAACTCGGCGGCTTCCTTGACGTGCTGGGAGTCCTTGTTCACCGACAGCGTCTGCGGGCTGGCGGCCTGCGCCGGTCCGGCCGGGCCGGCCAGCGGCGGCAGCACGATCCAGTCGAAGCCCTTCGGCGCGTCCTTGGCGATGTTCGCGGCCTGGTAGGAACCCTGCACGGTCATCGCGATCTGGCCGGCGTAGAACGGCGCGAGCGCCTTCGAGCCCGACTGCGTGAGCGTCACCGGCAGCACCGAGTGGTCCTGGTAGGCCATCTGGTCGACGAGCTTCGGCAGCGCCATCTCGCCCTCGCCCACCGTCAGGTTCGCCTGGTCACCGGTGCCCTGGAAGTACTTGCCGCCGAAGCCGGGAGCCAGTGCGACGAATGCGGCCGTCGGGCTCGACAGGCCCCAGCCGAGGCCGTACTTGCCGCCTTTGGTGGTGGCCTTGGCGATCTGGCGCAGCTGGTCCCAGGTCATCGTCTTGCCGGTCGGCACGGGCACGCCGGCCTGCTTCAGCAGGGTCTTGTTCGCGAAGACCACGTAGGACTGCACTTCGGTCGGGAACGCGACGACCTTGCCGCCGAACGTCACCGAGTCGAGCACGCCCTTCTGGAAGTCGGCGCGCTTCTGCGGCGAGAGGTACGGCGTGAGGTCGGCGAGGTAGTCGTCGGCCGCGAACGGCTCGATGCCCGCCGCCTCGTAGTGGACGATGTCCGGCGCGGTGCCGGCGTTGAACTGGGTGATCAGCTTGTCGTAGACGCTGTCCCAGCCCGCCTGCACGATCTTGACCTGGACGTCCTTGTGCGAGGAGTTCCAGTCGCCCACGATCTTCTGCGTCTCGGCGATCGCCGCGGGCTGGTCGGACAGGGACTGGAACGTGAGGGTGACGGGACCGCTCGCGTCTCCGCTGCCGCTGCCACTGCCGCACGCGGCGAGCAGCAGACCGGAGACCAGCAGGCTGGCGGCGACCAGCGCGCGTCGTGTCTTCATCGACCGACCTTTCGGGGATTTCTTCTGGGGGAATGGGGTTTCAGCGGCCCGGCGGCGGAGGGTCATCCCTTCACCGCCCCGGCCATGAGCCCGCTGGTGAGCTTCTTCCGCAGGATGCTGAAGAAGACGATGCTGGGGATCGCGGCGAGCACGGCCCCGGCGGCGAGCGGCCCGAGGGCTGTCTTGCCCTCGCCGCCCACGAACATGTTCAAGGTGATCGGCAGGGTGTAGTTCTCCGGCGACTGCAGCAGCACCAGCGCGAAGAAGAACTCGTTCCACGACGAGACGAAGCTGAACATCGCCGTCGCCACGACGCCGGGGGCCAGCAGCGGGAAGACGATGGTGCGCAGCACGGTGAACCGGCCGGCGCCGTCCATCGCGCCCGCTTCTTCGAGCTCGGTCGGGATCGCGGCCACGTAGCCCTGCAGCATCCACAACGCGAACGGCAGCATGTAGGTGGTGTGCACGAGCGTGAGCCCGACGAGGTTGTCGGCCAGCCCCAGCGTCCGCAGGATGAGGAACAGCGGCAGGATGATCAGCACCACCGGGAAGACCTGGCTCACCAGGATCCAGCCGACACCCGCGATGCGGACCTTCCCCTTCAGCCGCGCCAGCACGTAGGACGCCGGCACGGAGATCACGATCGACAGCACCGTGGACGCGAGTGCGACCAGCAGGCTGTTCCACGCCGAGTGCAGAAGTCCCTGGCGCGTGAGGGCTTCGGCGTAGTTCTCCCAGTGCCACTCGTGCGGCAGCAGGCTCACGGAGAGCGAGTTGAGCTCACCCGAGGACTTCACCGAGGCCGAGATCAGCCACAGCAACGGGAAGCCGAGGAACAGGATGTACAGCGCCAGGGCGACGTACTGGGCCGGACGAACGAGCAAGCGCATGGCTCAGCGCCCCTTTCCCGCGCCGGCCGCGCCGACTTCGCTGTCTTCGGAGCGGAACTGCGACCGCAGGTACACGGCGAGGATCAGCACGACCACCACCACGACGACGAGCCCCATCGCCGCCGCGTAGCCGATCTCGCGGTTCTTGAAGGCCTCCAGGTAGATGAACAGCACCGGCACCATCGTCTTGCCGCCCGGCCCGCCCGCGGTGAGCACGTAGACCAGCGAAAAGGAGTTGAAGTTCCAGATGAAGTTCAGCGAGGTGATCGACGTGACGATCGGGCGCAGCGCGGGCCACGTCACAGCCGTGAACCGCCGCCAGGCGCCGGCACCGTCCACTTCGGCCGCTTCGATCAGCTCGCCGGGGATCTGCTGCAGCCCGGCCAGCAGCGTCACCGTGGTCTGCGGCATCCCGACCCACACGCCGACGACGATCACCGCCGGCAGCGCGGTCGAGAAGTCGCCGAGCCAGTTGGTGTCGCCGGGCAGCCCCACCGCGCCGAGGAACGCGTTGAGCGGGCCGCCGTTGGCGGAGTAGATCATCTGCCACATGATCGCCACGACCACCGGCGGCATGGCCCACGGCACGAGGGCGAGCACGCGCGTCAAGCCCTGCAGCCGCAGTCCCGAGTTCAGCAGCAGCGCCAGACCCATCGCGGCGGCGAGCTGGAGCAGCGTGACGCCGACCGTCCAGATCAGGCCGATGCGCAGCGAGTCCCAGAACAGCGCGTTGCCGCCGAGGCGCGCGAAGTTCTCGACGCCGGCGAAGCTGTAGTCGGGGTGGCGCACCAGGCGCGCGTGGGTGAACGCGAGCACGATGCCGATCACGAGCGGCGCCACGCTGAGCACGAGGATCGGGATCAGCGAAGGCAGCACCAGGGCGATCGCCTCGCGCCGGCGCGTGCGCGCCAGTGCCGAGACGCGCTTGCGCGGTTTCGGGGCCGGCGCGGTGGCGCGGTCCCGCTCGGTCAGGGACGGGGTCGTCATCGCGCACCTCGCTCGGTCTTCGGCGTCGCCGGTTCGGGACGCGGCGGCTCGGCCGGGCCTGCGGGCCGCGGCCGGCGCGGGCGGGTCGGGGACAGCCGCACGGTCATCGCGCACCTCCCGCGGGCACGCTGGTCGATTCGCGGACCACCAGTTCCGGGCCCACGGAGATCTGCTGCGCGGCCTGATCGGGGTCGTCGGCGAGCTGCAGCATGATGCGCGCGGCGGCGCGCCCGCGTTCGGTCGTGCCGAGGGACACGCTGGTGAGGCTCGGCTGGAAGACCCGGCCGATCTCGGTGTCGTCCATCCCGGTCACGGCGACGTCCTCCGGCACCGACAGGCCCAGCTCCCGCACGGCGCGGATGGCGCCGATGGCGAGCAGGTCGTTGGCCGCGACCAGGGCGTCGAGCCGCTGTTGCGGCGACCGCGCGAACAACCGCCGGGCGGCTTCGAGACCGGCGCTGACAGTGAAGTCGCAGGCGACCTCGCGCTCGATCCGCTCCGCCGCGATCTCCCCCGCCACCGCGTCGAACCCGCGCTGGCGCGAGGCGCCCGGCGTCGTGTCGACGGGTCCGTTGAGGAACCCGATGCGGCGGCGGCCGATGGCGTGCAGGTGGCGCACCGCCTCGCCGATCCCGCCGGCGGAGTCGGTGGAGACGGAGCTGATGCCGCGGTCGTCCATCGCGCGCCCGATCACCACGACCGGCACGGGGGCCTGCTGGATCTCGGTGATCAGCGCGTCGTCGGTGCGCAGGGGACTCACGATCATGCCGTCCACGAAGCCGCTGCCGAGACTGCGCACGAGTTCGACCGTCGACGTGGACGTGTCGCCCGTCGACATCACGACCACGCGGTACCCGTGCGGCTCCAGGACCTCGTGGATGGCCCGCATCATCTCGACGTAGACGGGGTTGCCGATGTCCGCGACCGCGAACGCGACCTGGAACGTCTTCTTCATCCGCAGCGACCGGCCGATCGCGTCGGCGCTGTACCCGAGCTCTTCCGCGGCGGCCCGGACGCGCTCGACCATCGCCTTGCTCGCACCCGCCCCGTGCAGCGCACGGGAGGTCGAGGCCAGGGACACCCCGGCGCGCTCGGCCACCTGCATGAGCGTGGCCCGTGTTGACGTCATCGTCGCTCGTACCTCGGTTGTGGTCCGCAAACGTTGGAAACGTTTCCAGGTTTGCGATCGGGTGTTGGAAACGTTTCCAACGGGATTGATTCGATACTGCACCCCGACGGGGCGCTGTGTCAACCAGCGGTTCACCACACCGTGGGCCGGCAGCCGGTGCGAGGACTCCGGCCAGGGCGAAGGCGCTGCCCCGGGCGCGGAAGAAGGGGGCGGGGACCGCAGTCCCCGCCCCCTCAGGAGGTCTTCGGGAGCTCAGTCAGGCTCCCGAGCGAGCTCAGACCAGGTCGTACCGGTCCAGCATCATGACCTTGTCCCACGCGGCGACGAAGTCGCGCACGAACTTCTCCTTGGCGTCGTCCGCGGCGTAGACCTCGGCGAGGGCGCGCAGCTCCGAGTTGGACCCGAAAACGAGGTCCGTGCGGCTGCCGGTCCACTTGACCTCGCCGGTGGCGCGGTCGCGGGCCTCGAAGGACTCGGCGAACGCGTCGGACCCGTCGGCAGGCTTCCACTCGATGCTCATGTCGAGCAGATTGACGAAGAAGTCGTTCGTCAGGGTGCCCGGGGCGTCGGTGAGCACGCCCTGCTTCGACTGCCGGTAGTTGGCGCCCAGCACGCGCAGGCCGCCGACCAGCACGGTCATCTCCGGCGCGGACAGGTTCAGCAGGTTCGCGCGGTCGATGAGCAGGTACTCGCTCGGCAGGCGGTTGCCCTTGCCGCGGTAGTTGCGGAACCCGTCGGCCTTCGGCTCGAGCGGCACGAACGACTCGACGTCGGTCTGGGCCTCGGTGGCGTCGGTGCGGCCCGGGGTGAAGGGCACCGTCACCGCGACGCCCGCGTCCTTGGCCGCCTTCTCGACACCCGCCGCACCGGCGAGCACGATCAAGTCGGCCAGCGAGATCTTCTTGCCGCCGGACTGGGCGCTGTTGAACGCCTCCTGCACACCCTCGAGCGTGCTCAGCACCTGTGCGAGCTCGTCGGGGTTGTTGACCTCCCAGCTGCGCTGAGGCTCGAGGCGCAGGCGGGCACCGTTGGCGCCACCGCGTTTGTCACCGCTGCGGAACGTCGAGGCCGACGCCCACGCGGTCGACACCAGCTGCCCCACGCTCAGGCCCGACTCGAGGACCTTCGCCTTGAGGTCCGCGATGTCGGACGCGTCGACCAGCTCGTGGTCCACGGCCGGCACGCGGTCCTGCCAGATCAGCGCCTCGTCCGGCACCAGCGCGCCGAGGTAGCGCTGGATCGGGCCCAGGTCGCGGTGGGTCAGCTTGTACCAGGCGCGGGCGAACGCGTCGGCGAACTCCTGCGGATTCTCGTAGAAGCGGCGCGAAATCGGCTCGTAGATCGGGTCGAAGCGCAGGGCGAGGTCCGTGGTCAGCATGCCCGGCGCGCGGTTGAGCTCACCCGACTCGGGGTCCGGCACGGTGTTCGCGGCGGCGTTGTTCTTCGGCTTCCACTGGTTGGCACCACCGGGGCCGGTTTCCAGCTCCCAGTCGTAGGTGAACAGGTTGTGGAAGAACCAGTTGCTCCACTTGGTCGGGGTCGGGGTCCAGGTGACCTCGATGCCACTGGTGATCGCGTCGCGGCCCTTGCCCGAGCCGAAGCTGTTCTTCCAGCCCAGGCCCTGCTCCTCGATCGACGCGCCCTCGGGCTCCGCACCGACGTACGCGTCGGCGTCGGCGGCACCGTGGGTCTTGCCGAAGGTGTGCCCACCGGCGATCAGCGCGACGGTCTCCTCGTCGTTCATCGCCATGCGGCGGAACGTCTCGCGGATGTCGCGGGCCGCGGCCACCGGGTCCGGGTTCCCGTTCGGGCCCTCGGGATTGACGTAGATCAGGCCCATCTGCACGGCGGCCAGCGGCGCTTCGAGCTCGCGGTCACCGGTGTAGCGCTCGTCGCCGAGCCACGTGCGCTCGGGGCCCCAGTACACGTCCTGGTCGGGCTCGTACACGTCGACGCGGCCACCGGCGAAACCGAAGGTCTTGAAGCCCATGGTCTCCAGGGCGCGGTTGCCCGTGAAGATCATGAGGTCGGCCCACGAGATCTTCTTCCCGTACTTCTTCTTCACCGGCCACAGCAGGCGGCGCGCCTTGTCCAGGTTGCCGTTGTCCGGCCAGCTGTTCAGCGGCGCGAAGCGCTGCATGCCCGCGCCCGCTCCCCCGCGGCCGTCGTCGATGCGGTAGGTGCCGGCGCTGTGCCACGCCATGCGGATCATGAAGCCGCCGTAGTGCCCGAAGTCGGCGGGCCACCAGTCCTGCGAGGTGGTCAGGACAGCGTCGACGTCGCGCGCCAGCTCGTCGAGGTCGACGGTCTGGAACTCCTTGGCGTAGTCGAAGTCCTCGTCCATGGGGTTGGCCACGGCCGAGTGCTTCCGGAGGATCGAGAGGTTGAGCTGGTTCGGCCACCAGTCACGGTTGCTGCCGCCCTCGGTCGGGTGCGCGAAGCGGCCCGTGTGGACGGGGCACCCGCCCGCGCTCTCCACGTTCATCTCGCCGACTTCGGCGTTGGGGGTGTCAGACACGGGAATCCTTCCGGGAATCGGTGTGGGTAACGGTGGTGCAGTCGGGGCACAGGCCCCAGTAGATGACCTCGGCCTCGTCGATGACGAACCCGTGGTCATCGGACGCGGTCAGGCAGGGCGCGGCACCGACGGCGCAGTCGACGTCGGCGATCGCACCGCACGACCGGCACACGACGTGGTGATGGTTGTCCCCCACCCGCGCCTCGTACCGGGCGACCGAACCCTCGGGTTCGATGCGCCGCACCAGCCCCGCGGAGGTCAGTGCGTTGAGGACGTCGTACACGGCCTGGTGGGACACCTCGCCGAGATCCGCTCGCACGACCCCGATGAGCGAAGCGGTGTCGGCGTGCGGGTGGTCGTGCACCGCGGACAGCACGGCAACCCGAGGACGCGTCACCCGCAGAGCAGCTCCGCGAAGCATGCGCTCGAAGTCCGAAGTCGTTGGCACGCGTGGCAGTGTGCCGCAGATTCTGGAACGAATCAAGAATCACTCACCGTTGTGAACCATCCGGGTCACGCGCCTGAACCGTGACACGCTGCGGGCCCGGCATAAACTTACAGTCACGGAAATTTCGGCGGAACCCCGGGTGAGCAAGGGGGTTTCGGCCGTTCCCGGCCACTCTGGACGATCAAGTCCCGGAAGGTGCGCGGCGCGTGGTCCGTGCCGGTCTGCCCGACAGAGCGTCGTCACCCGGTTTTTTCAGCGGTCCGAACCTCGCGAGACCGGCTTCCAGCAGCCGCGCGGCGCGCAGCACGTCGGTGGTCACCGCGCCCCGGATCCGCGCCGGTGTGCGGCCGGCGTCGACATGCCGGGCCAGGCTGCGGAACTGCACCTGCCACAACCCGAGCAGCGCGGTCGCGGCGATCTGCGCCTCGGGGTCGGCCGCGTCCCGGCCCGAGCGCTCGGCGAGCACCCGCGTGGCCTGGTCCACCAGCTCGTCGACCAGGTCCCGCTGGTACGCGGCCAGCGCCGGCGTGGAGCGGATCAGCGCGCCGTAGCGGCGGAAGCCGATGCCGGCGGCGCGGCGGTCGCGTTCGTGGTCGAGCCAGGTCGTGAACGCGGCGAGTTCGCCGGCGAGGATCCGCAGCACCGCCTCGACCGGGGCGCGCGCCGGGTCGCCGAGTTCCGCGCGCAGGGCGGCCAGCGTCGCGTCGGGGCGGTCGAGGATGAGGGATTCCTTGCTGGGGAAGTAGTTGAAGACGGTCTTCTCCGACACTCCGCACGCTTGCGCGACGTCGGCGACGCGGACGGCGTCGAAGCCGCGGGCCAGGAACAGCTCGGTGGCGGTGTTGGTCAGCAGGCGGCGGGTCTCGCGCTTCTTGCGCTCGCGCAGGCCCGCCGCGGGGGCCTCGTCCCGCGGGGCCCGCAACGCCGCCCAGTCGACCGTCCGCCCGCCCACGCACCGAGGATAACGGCGAACCCGCGCGAAAAACCGGTCAGCGGCGTGCGACGCTCCCCCGCACCGCCCACGCCCGGGCCGTCAGGGTGATCGAGCCGTCGGCCGCGATCGGCAGCCGGGCCTGCAGCAGGTCGCGCAGCGCGCGCAGGTGGTCTTCCGGCAGCCGGGCGGCGTAGCCGGGTGCGGGACCTTGCCCGCCGAGAAACGGGGACCAGTAGTCGTCGAAACCGGCGAACGCCGTGGGCACCTGGATCGCCCGCACGACCACCCCCGTCAGCCCGGCGTCCGTCCACAAGCGACTCAGCGGATCGGGACGGCAGAGGGGGAAGCGGCGGCCTTCGTCGAGTTCGGCGACCGCCGGGTCGAGCACCGCAGCGGCGTCCCAGAACCAGCGCATGAGCTCCATGCCGTCGGCGTAGTCCCACACGTACGCGGCGACCACAGCCCCGGGCTTCGCCGCGCGCCGCCACTCGGCCACGGCCCGCGCGGGCTCCGGCACGAAGTTGAGCGCCAGTCCGCTCACGACGGCGTCGAACCGGCGATCGGCCACCGGCAGCGCCCGCGCGTCGGCGACCGCGAACGTCGCCCGCGGGTCGGCGACGCGCCGGCGGGCGTACGCGACGAACGGCGCCGCCGCGTCCACTCCCACGACCGAGGCGGGTTCGTCCGCGGCCAGCACCGCCGCGGTCAGCGCGCCGGTGCCGCACCCGACGTCGAGCCAGTGCGCACCCGGCGGCACCACCGTCGAGTCCACGAAAGCGGCCGCGACCCGCCGGCTCCACCGGCCGACGTAGCGCTCGTAGGCGGCTCCGGCCGACCACTCGTCCATCACCCGACGGTACGCCCGGGGGCAACCATCCACAGTGGACCAGCTCGCCCGGGTGGCTTTACATTTGATGCTCTCTTGTCAAGAGTGGTGTACATCGCTTACCGTCTTGTCAATCACCTCGACAGCGTCGTTGACGGAGGAGGACGAGATGAGCCCAGCAGTCGGCACCGTGCCCACCGGGTCGACCGAGTCGTGGACGGACCGCAAGCGGTACCTGTGGCTGATCGGGCTCGTGGTGCCCTCGCTCGCGTTCCTGGCGATCGGGCTGCACGCCGCCACCGGTTGGGGTGTGTGGTTCTGGATCGGGCCGATCGTGATCCTCGTGGTCGTGCCCCTGATCGACCTGGCCGCCGGGCTCGATCGCAGCAACCCGCCCGACGACGTGATCGAACGGCTCGAGAACGACCGCTACTACCGCTGGATCACGTACCTGTTCCTGCCGATCCAGTACGTCGGCTTCGTCGCCGCGTGCTGGCTGATCAGCCGGGGTGAGCTGACCGTCGCGGACAAGATCGGGCTTGCCGTGTCGATCGGGTGCATCGGCGGCATCGGCATCAACACCGCCCACGAACTGGGCCACAAGAAGGAGAGCCACGAGCGCTGGCTGTCGAAGATCGCGCTGGCGCAGAGTTTCTACGGCCACTTCTACATCGAGCACAACCGCGGCCACCACGTGCGCGTCGCGACGCCGGAGGACCCCGCGTCCAGCCGCGTCGGCGAGAGCTTCTACCGGTTCTGGCCGCGCACGGTCGGTGGCTCGCTGGCCTCGGCGTGGCGGCTGGAGCGCAAGCGCTACGCCCGCCGCGGCAAGCACCCCTTCCGCCTCGGCAACGACGTGCTCAACGCGTGGCTGATGTCGGCGGTGCTGTGGGCGGCGATGGTGGCGTGGCTGGGCGCCGGCATCCTGCCGTACCTGCTGATCCAGGCCGTGGTCGGCTTCTCGCTGCTGGAGATCGTGAACTACATGGAGCACTACGGGATGCTGCGGCAGCGGGTCGGGCCGCCCGAGCGGCGCCGCTACGAGCGCGTGGACCCGAGCCACAGCTGGAACTCCAACAACATCGCCACCAACGTGCTGCTCTACCACCTGCAGCGCCACAGCGACCACCACGCGAACCCGACGCGGCGTTACCAGACCCTGCGCGACTTCGCCGAATCGCCGGTGCTGCCCACGGGGTACGCAGGGATGATCGTGCTCGCGCTGATCCCGCCGGTCTGGCGGCGCGTGATGGATCCGCGGGTGCTCGCCCACTTCGACGGCGACCTCTCGCGCGCCAACCTCCAGCCGCGCAAGCGCGCGAAGGTGCTGGCGCGGTCCGGAACCCGCGTCACCGCCGCCGGCGAGGCCGTGGCCGACCCACACGGCGACGCCCGCGACGGCGGCGTGTGCCCGGGGTGCGGCTACGTCTACGACGAGCAGCGCGGCGATCCGCGTGAGGGTTTCCCGGCCGGCACTCCGTGGTCGGCGATCCCGGACTCGTGGTGCTGCCCGGACTGCGGGGTGCGCGAGAAGGTCGACTTCGTGGCTCCCGGAAAGGTGGGTGCGTGATGCGGATCGAAGCGGATCGGGCGTTGTGCGACGGCCTCGGCATGTGCGAGGCGATGGCTCCGGACTTCTTCGAGGTGGGCGACGACGGCACCGTCGTGGTGCTCGACGAGACGCCGGGTGAGGAGCACCGGGCCGACCTCACGGCCGCGGCCGACGCGTGCCCGGTGCTGGCGCTGAAGGTGCGGGACTGACGATGACGCTGGTGGTGACCGGCGCGTCACTCGCGGGCCTGCGCGCGGTCGAGTCGGCGCGGCGGACGGGCTATCGCGGCCGGCTCGTGCTGATCGGCGCGGAGGAACACCCTGCCCTACGACCGCCCGCCGCTGTCGAAGGCGTTCCTCGGCGCGGCGGGCCCCGCCCGGATCGAGTCGCCGCGCAGCGAAGCGTCGCTGCGCGGCGAACTCGGCGTCCGGTTGCGGCTCGGGACGGCGGCGCGAGGGCTCGACACCGACGCGCGGGAGGTGCTGCACGACATGCCGGCCCCCTGCGAGGGATTGGTGATCGCGAACGGCGCGACGACGCGGCCGTTCCCCGGCGCCGATCCCGGCGTGCACACGCTGCGCACGGGCGAGGACGCGATGCGGTGCGGGCCGCGCTCGACCGGGACGCGCAAACCGAGGTGATCGAGGTCGGGTTCATCGGGGCCGGGTTCATCGGGGCCGGGTTCATCGCGGCGGAGGTCGCGTCGGCGGCGCGCCAGCGCGGGTTGCCCGTGACGATCGTCGAGGCGCTGGACGTGCCGCTCGCGCGGTCGGCCGGGGCTTCGGCCGGGGCGGCGCTCGCCGGCCGGCACCGGGCGGCGGGCACGGAATTGCGGCTCGGCGCCGAAGCGACCGCGTTCACAACGCGCGGTGGCGCCGTGAGCGGGGTCGTGGCGGCGGGCGAGGTGCTGCCGGCCGACCTCGTCGTGGCGGGCATCGGTGCGGCGCCGGCCACGGGCTGGCTGCGGGACGGCGGGGTGCGCCTGGACGAGCGCGACGGCGGCTTGGCGTGTGACGCGACGCTCGCCGCCGGCCCACCGGGCGTATCCGCTGCGGGCGACGTGGCGCACGTCGTGAACCCCGCTCTTCGACGACGAGCCGATGCGGGCCGAGCACTGGACGACCGCCGCCGAGCAGGGAGCGGCAGCGGCGCGCCACACGCTCGAGCCCGCTTCGGCTCGTCCCCTTCCGCCGGTGCCGTACTTCTGGTCGGACTGGTACGGGCACCGGATCCGGTTCGTCGGCTCGCCGCGTGCCGGACGAGGCCGTGGTGGCCGTGCCGGCCGAGGCCGGGCTGACCACGCTGTACCGGCAGGGGGATCGGATCGCCGGTGCGCTCACCGTCGAAAGGCCGAAGGAGATCATGAAGTACCGAAGGCGGATCGCCGCGGCAGCGCCGTGGAACGAGGCCGCGCAGTTCGCCGGGACCACACGGAGGGCCGCGTAGAATGACGATCATGAGCGGGGCACTCCGGGCCGCACCGCCCGGAGGCGGCCAGCACCGGCAGCCGATCGTCGCCGCGGCCATCGAGCTCACCGCGCGCGACGGCTGGGCGGCGGTGACGATGGCGCGGCTGGCCGAGGCCACGGGCGTGAGCCGGCAGACCGTGTACAACGAGATCGGGTCCAAGGCGGCGCTCGCCGAGGTGATGATCTCCCACGAGCTGGGCCGGTTCCTCGCCGTGGTGCGCACCGCGTTCGACCGCCACCCCGGTGACCTGGTCGAAGCGATCTACGAGGCGATC encodes:
- a CDS encoding ADP-ribosylglycohydrolase family protein; its protein translation is MTWLEDRAVAVITGAAVGDALGGAVEGWTPEQIEERHGGRVTGIVGPWYPNWRDARPIAPYHKGDGHITDDTLMTRAIVEVYAKRRDHLDAFAVAEDLVPLMIGEPRWVPELESTALLLQRVFLAEKWIVARLHYGHVDPREAGVGNVVNCGAAMYVAPVGVVNPGDPRGAYAEAIDLTGAHQSSYGREAAGVLAAMVAAAVAPGATLEDVTAAALELAHDGTAAAIRAVVDEFGGTAAAPATDEQERALARRVREVVEPFDSVGPEYRQMSLDARRPSRTKSIEELPAALAFVLAHRGDFRGAVLAAVNYGRDADSIAAMAGAICAGLGGAAVVPAEWLGPISEASRMDVAETGHLLAAAAADIVRADRERAQARLKSLDGLDAAPVPDPDTVDAVNTVDTVSTVEGA
- a CDS encoding ABC transporter substrate-binding protein; the protein is MKTRRALVAASLLVSGLLLAACGSGSGSGDASGPVTLTFQSLSDQPAAIAETQKIVGDWNSSHKDVQVKIVQAGWDSVYDKLITQFNAGTAPDIVHYEAAGIEPFAADDYLADLTPYLSPQKRADFQKGVLDSVTFGGKVVAFPTEVQSYVVFANKTLLKQAGVPVPTGKTMTWDQLRQIAKATTKGGKYGLGWGLSSPTAAFVALAPGFGGKYFQGTGDQANLTVGEGEMALPKLVDQMAYQDHSVLPVTLTQSGSKALAPFYAGQIAMTVQGSYQAANIAKDAPKGFDWIVLPPLAGPAGPAQAASPQTLSVNKDSQHVKEAAEFIDYFTSTENLAAMNEADALIPPTNSARQALSAKLAGKTGWDQVLASGQYITSAPYLFASKYPQWKDTVATPAYQQFLAQKTDAGGLATQLQNGWKSVTTN
- a CDS encoding carbohydrate ABC transporter permease, which gives rise to MRLLVRPAQYVALALYILFLGFPLLWLISASVKSSGELNSLSVSLLPHEWHWENYAEALTRQGLLHSAWNSLLVALASTVLSIVISVPASYVLARLKGKVRIAGVGWILVSQVFPVVLIILPLFLILRTLGLADNLVGLTLVHTTYMLPFALWMLQGYVAAIPTELEEAGAMDGAGRFTVLRTIVFPLLAPGVVATAMFSFVSSWNEFFFALVLLQSPENYTLPITLNMFVGGEGKTALGPLAAGAVLAAIPSIVFFSILRKKLTSGLMAGAVKG
- a CDS encoding carbohydrate ABC transporter permease encodes the protein MTTPSLTERDRATAPAPKPRKRVSALARTRRREAIALVLPSLIPILVLSVAPLVIGIVLAFTHARLVRHPDYSFAGVENFARLGGNALFWDSLRIGLIWTVGVTLLQLAAAMGLALLLNSGLRLQGLTRVLALVPWAMPPVVVAIMWQMIYSANGGPLNAFLGAVGLPGDTNWLGDFSTALPAVIVVGVWVGMPQTTVTLLAGLQQIPGELIEAAEVDGAGAWRRFTAVTWPALRPIVTSITSLNFIWNFNSFSLVYVLTAGGPGGKTMVPVLFIYLEAFKNREIGYAAAMGLVVVVVVVLILAVYLRSQFRSEDSEVGAAGAGKGR
- a CDS encoding LacI family DNA-binding transcriptional regulator, which gives rise to MTSTRATLMQVAERAGVSLASTSRALHGAGASKAMVERVRAAAEELGYSADAIGRSLRMKKTFQVAFAVADIGNPVYVEMMRAIHEVLEPHGYRVVVMSTGDTSTSTVELVRSLGSGFVDGMIVSPLRTDDALITEIQQAPVPVVVIGRAMDDRGISSVSTDSAGGIGEAVRHLHAIGRRRIGFLNGPVDTTPGASRQRGFDAVAGEIAAERIEREVACDFTVSAGLEAARRLFARSPQQRLDALVAANDLLAIGAIRAVRELGLSVPEDVAVTGMDDTEIGRVFQPSLTSVSLGTTERGRAAARIMLQLADDPDQAAQQISVGPELVVRESTSVPAGGAR
- the katG gene encoding catalase/peroxidase HPI, which encodes MSDTPNAEVGEMNVESAGGCPVHTGRFAHPTEGGSNRDWWPNQLNLSILRKHSAVANPMDEDFDYAKEFQTVDLDELARDVDAVLTTSQDWWPADFGHYGGFMIRMAWHSAGTYRIDDGRGGAGAGMQRFAPLNSWPDNGNLDKARRLLWPVKKKYGKKISWADLMIFTGNRALETMGFKTFGFAGGRVDVYEPDQDVYWGPERTWLGDERYTGDRELEAPLAAVQMGLIYVNPEGPNGNPDPVAAARDIRETFRRMAMNDEETVALIAGGHTFGKTHGAADADAYVGAEPEGASIEEQGLGWKNSFGSGKGRDAITSGIEVTWTPTPTKWSNWFFHNLFTYDWELETGPGGANQWKPKNNAAANTVPDPESGELNRAPGMLTTDLALRFDPIYEPISRRFYENPQEFADAFARAWYKLTHRDLGPIQRYLGALVPDEALIWQDRVPAVDHELVDASDIADLKAKVLESGLSVGQLVSTAWASASTFRSGDKRGGANGARLRLEPQRSWEVNNPDELAQVLSTLEGVQEAFNSAQSGGKKISLADLIVLAGAAGVEKAAKDAGVAVTVPFTPGRTDATEAQTDVESFVPLEPKADGFRNYRGKGNRLPSEYLLIDRANLLNLSAPEMTVLVGGLRVLGANYRQSKQGVLTDAPGTLTNDFFVNLLDMSIEWKPADGSDAFAESFEARDRATGEVKWTGSRTDLVFGSNSELRALAEVYAADDAKEKFVRDFVAAWDKVMMLDRYDLV